The following proteins are encoded in a genomic region of Nomascus leucogenys isolate Asia chromosome 17, Asia_NLE_v1, whole genome shotgun sequence:
- the BRAT1 gene encoding BRCA1-associated ATM activator 1 isoform X5, whose product MDPECSQLLPALCSVLVDPRQPVADDTCLEKLLDWFKTVTEGESSLVLLQEHPCLVELLSHVLKVQDLSPGVLSFSLRLAGTFAAQENCFQYLQVQLTPSSPCRETPACLWPRRPVSSWCTSWLCPCEVEPRGNPACRGVTGPRVPRRSWITLKSPCAPRPPPSSPVFSSSDGGLWETVAQALSCLGPTHVGPLALGILKLEHCPQALRTQAFQVLLQPLACVLKATVQAPGPPGLLDGTADDATTVDALLASKSSCAGLLCRTLAHLEELQPLPQRPSPWPQASLLGATVTVLRLCDGLAAPASSVGGHLCGTLAGCVRVQRAALDFLGTLSQGTGPQELVTQALAVLLECLESPGSSPTASGDGAFTQGHRVAAQRASRRRWLRGSGPGPLVGEIHQHAEVLKKAFQATLRWLLSSPKNPGCSDLSPLIPQFLRELFPVLQKRLCHPCWEVRDSALEFLTQLSRHWGGQADFRCALLASEVPELARQLLQDPESYVRASAVTAMGQLSSQGLHAPISPEHAEAQQSLFLELLHILSVDSEGFPRRAVMQVFTEWLRDGHADAAQDTEQFVATVLQVASRDLDWEVRAQGLELALVFLGQTLGLPRTHCPYAVALPEVAPARPLGEALRALCHVGLFDFAFCALFDCDRPVAQKSCDLLLFLRDKIASYSSLWEAGGGPNTTSTEATLPGWRAGEQAQPLGDQEPEAVLAMLRSLDLEGLRSTLAKSSDHVEKSPQSLLQDVLATGGFLQGDEADCY is encoded by the exons AGTCCAGTCTTGTGCTGCTGCAGGAGCACCCTTGCCTGGTGGAGCTGCTATCCCATGTGCTGAAAGTCCAGGACCTGAGTCCCGGGGTTCTCTCCTTCTCACTCCGCCTGGCAGGAACCTTCGCAGCCCAGGAAAACTGCTTCCAATATCTTCAG GTGCAGTTGACACCATCTTCTCCCTGCAGGGAGACTCCAGCCTGTTTGTGGCCTCGGCGGCCAGTCAGCTCCTGGTGCACGTCCTGGCTTTGTCCATGCGAGGTGGAGCCGAGGGGCAACCCTGCCTGCCGGGGGGTGACTGGCCCGCGTGTGCCCAGAAGATCATGGATCACGTTGAAGAGTCCTTGTGCTCCACGGCCACCCCCAAG TTCTCCTGTGTTCAGTTCTTCCGATGGCGGCCTGTGGGAGACGGTGGCGCAGGCTCTGAGCTGCCTGGGCCCCACCCACGTGGGACCCCTGGCTTTGGGGATCCTGAAGCTCGAGCACTG TCCACAGGCACTAAGGACCCAGGCCTTCCAGGTCCTTCTCCAGCCCCTGGCCTGTGTCCTGAAGGCCACGGTTCAGGCCCCTGGACCCCCAG GCTTGCTGGATGGGACGGCAGACGATGCCACGACGGTGGACGCGCTTCTGGCCTCCAAGTCGTCCTGCGCGGGCCTCCTGTGCCGCACCCTGGCTCACCTGGAGGAGCTGCAGCCGCTG CCCCAGCGCCCTTCACCGTGGCCCCAGGCGTCCCTACTGGGGGCTACAGTGACTGTCCTGCGGCTCTGTGACGGCTTGGCTGCCCCCGCCTCCAGTGTGGGGGGCCACCTCTGTGGGACCCTGGCGGGCTGCGTCCGGGTCCAGCGAGCAGCCCTCGACTTCCTGGGGACGCTGTCACAGGGCACAG GTCCCCAGGAGCTGGTGACGCAGGCGCTTGCTGTCCTCCTGGAGTGCCTCGAGAGCCCCGGCTCCAGCCCCACG GCCTCTGGGGATGGGGCCTTCACACAGGGCCACAGAGTTGCTGCTCAGAGAGCTTCACGACGCAGGTGGCTGCGTGGGTCGGGCCCGGGGCCTCTTGTTGGTGAGATACATCAGCACGCAGAG GTCCTGAAGAAGGCCTTCCAGGCCACGCTCAGGTGGCTGCTGAGCTCACCCAAGAACCCCGGCTGCTCTGATCTCAGCCCCCTCATCCCGCAGTTCCTCAGAG AGCTGTTCCCTGTGCTGCAGAAACGCCTGTGccacccctgctgggaggtgagggACTCCGCCCTCGAGTTCCTGACCCAGCTGAGCAGGCACTGGGGAG GACAGGCCGACTTCAGATGTGCACTCTTGGCTTCAGAGGTGCCTGAGCTGGCCCGGCAGCTCCTCCAGGACCCTGAGAGTTATGTCCGAGCGAGCGCGGTGACCGCCATGGGGCAGCTGTCCAGCCAGGGCCTGCATGCCCCCATCAGCCCTGAGCATGCAGAGGCCCAGCAG AGCCTGTTTCTGGAGCTGCTGCACATCCTCTCCGTAGACTCGGAGGGCTTCCCACGGCGGGCGGTCATGCAGGTCTTCACCGAGTGGCTGCGGGACGGCCATGCCGACGCGGCCCAGGACACGGAGCAGTTCGTGGCCACTGTGCTGCAGGTGGCGAGCCGGGACCTGGACTGGGAGGTCCGTGCCCAGGGCCTGGAGCTGGCATTGGTGTTCCTGGGCCAGACGTTGGGGCTGCCGCGTACCCACTGCCCCTATGCCGTGGCCCTGCCCGAGGTGGCCCCAGCCCGGCCACTCGGCGAGGCACTGAGGGCTCTCTGCCACGTGGGGCTCTTTGACTTCGCCTTTTGTGCCTTGTTTGACTGCGACCGCCCTGTGGCGCAGAAGTCTTGTGACCTCCTTCTCTTCCTGAGGGACAAGATTGCTTCCTACAGCAGCCTGTGGGAGGCCGGGGGCGGCCCCAACACCACCTCCACGGAGGCCACCCTGCCGGGGTGGCGGGCGGGTGAGCAGGCCCAGCCCCTGGGGGACCAGGAGCCTGAGGCTGTGCTGGCCATGCTGAGGTCCCTAGACCTGGAAGGCCTGCGGAGCACGCTGGCCAAGAGCAGCGACCACGTGGAGAAGAGTCCCCAGTCCCTCCTGCAGGACGTGCTGGCCACGGGAGGCTTCCTGCAGGGGGACGAGGCCGACTGCTACTGA
- the BRAT1 gene encoding BRCA1-associated ATM activator 1 isoform X7 — translation MVQLTPSSPCRETPACLWPRRPVSSWCTSWLCPCEVEPRGNPACRGVTGPRVPRRSWITLKSPCAPRPPPSSPVFSSSDGGLWETVAQALSCLGPTHVGPLALGILKLEHCPQALRTQAFQVLLQPLACVLKATVQAPGPPGLLDGTADDATTVDALLASKSSCAGLLCRTLAHLEELQPLPQRPSPWPQASLLGATVTVLRLCDGLAAPASSVGGHLCGTLAGCVRVQRAALDFLGTLSQGTGPQELVTQALAVLLECLESPGSSPTASGDGAFTQGHRVAAQRASRRRWLRGSGPGPLVGEIHQHAEVLKKAFQATLRWLLSSPKNPGCSDLSPLIPQFLRELFPVLQKRLCHPCWEVRDSALEFLTQLSRHWGGQADFRCALLASEVPELARQLLQDPESYVRASAVTAMGQLSSQGLHAPISPEHAEAQQSLFLELLHILSVDSEGFPRRAVMQVFTEWLRDGHADAAQDTEQFVATVLQVASRDLDWEVRAQGLELALVFLGQTLGLPRTHCPYAVALPEVAPARPLGEALRALCHVGLFDFAFCALFDCDRPVAQKSCDLLLFLRDKIASYSSLWEAGGGPNTTSTEATLPGWRAGEQAQPLGDQEPEAVLAMLRSLDLEGLRSTLAKSSDHVEKSPQSLLQDVLATGGFLQGDEADCY, via the exons ATG GTGCAGTTGACACCATCTTCTCCCTGCAGGGAGACTCCAGCCTGTTTGTGGCCTCGGCGGCCAGTCAGCTCCTGGTGCACGTCCTGGCTTTGTCCATGCGAGGTGGAGCCGAGGGGCAACCCTGCCTGCCGGGGGGTGACTGGCCCGCGTGTGCCCAGAAGATCATGGATCACGTTGAAGAGTCCTTGTGCTCCACGGCCACCCCCAAG TTCTCCTGTGTTCAGTTCTTCCGATGGCGGCCTGTGGGAGACGGTGGCGCAGGCTCTGAGCTGCCTGGGCCCCACCCACGTGGGACCCCTGGCTTTGGGGATCCTGAAGCTCGAGCACTG TCCACAGGCACTAAGGACCCAGGCCTTCCAGGTCCTTCTCCAGCCCCTGGCCTGTGTCCTGAAGGCCACGGTTCAGGCCCCTGGACCCCCAG GCTTGCTGGATGGGACGGCAGACGATGCCACGACGGTGGACGCGCTTCTGGCCTCCAAGTCGTCCTGCGCGGGCCTCCTGTGCCGCACCCTGGCTCACCTGGAGGAGCTGCAGCCGCTG CCCCAGCGCCCTTCACCGTGGCCCCAGGCGTCCCTACTGGGGGCTACAGTGACTGTCCTGCGGCTCTGTGACGGCTTGGCTGCCCCCGCCTCCAGTGTGGGGGGCCACCTCTGTGGGACCCTGGCGGGCTGCGTCCGGGTCCAGCGAGCAGCCCTCGACTTCCTGGGGACGCTGTCACAGGGCACAG GTCCCCAGGAGCTGGTGACGCAGGCGCTTGCTGTCCTCCTGGAGTGCCTCGAGAGCCCCGGCTCCAGCCCCACG GCCTCTGGGGATGGGGCCTTCACACAGGGCCACAGAGTTGCTGCTCAGAGAGCTTCACGACGCAGGTGGCTGCGTGGGTCGGGCCCGGGGCCTCTTGTTGGTGAGATACATCAGCACGCAGAG GTCCTGAAGAAGGCCTTCCAGGCCACGCTCAGGTGGCTGCTGAGCTCACCCAAGAACCCCGGCTGCTCTGATCTCAGCCCCCTCATCCCGCAGTTCCTCAGAG AGCTGTTCCCTGTGCTGCAGAAACGCCTGTGccacccctgctgggaggtgagggACTCCGCCCTCGAGTTCCTGACCCAGCTGAGCAGGCACTGGGGAG GACAGGCCGACTTCAGATGTGCACTCTTGGCTTCAGAGGTGCCTGAGCTGGCCCGGCAGCTCCTCCAGGACCCTGAGAGTTATGTCCGAGCGAGCGCGGTGACCGCCATGGGGCAGCTGTCCAGCCAGGGCCTGCATGCCCCCATCAGCCCTGAGCATGCAGAGGCCCAGCAG AGCCTGTTTCTGGAGCTGCTGCACATCCTCTCCGTAGACTCGGAGGGCTTCCCACGGCGGGCGGTCATGCAGGTCTTCACCGAGTGGCTGCGGGACGGCCATGCCGACGCGGCCCAGGACACGGAGCAGTTCGTGGCCACTGTGCTGCAGGTGGCGAGCCGGGACCTGGACTGGGAGGTCCGTGCCCAGGGCCTGGAGCTGGCATTGGTGTTCCTGGGCCAGACGTTGGGGCTGCCGCGTACCCACTGCCCCTATGCCGTGGCCCTGCCCGAGGTGGCCCCAGCCCGGCCACTCGGCGAGGCACTGAGGGCTCTCTGCCACGTGGGGCTCTTTGACTTCGCCTTTTGTGCCTTGTTTGACTGCGACCGCCCTGTGGCGCAGAAGTCTTGTGACCTCCTTCTCTTCCTGAGGGACAAGATTGCTTCCTACAGCAGCCTGTGGGAGGCCGGGGGCGGCCCCAACACCACCTCCACGGAGGCCACCCTGCCGGGGTGGCGGGCGGGTGAGCAGGCCCAGCCCCTGGGGGACCAGGAGCCTGAGGCTGTGCTGGCCATGCTGAGGTCCCTAGACCTGGAAGGCCTGCGGAGCACGCTGGCCAAGAGCAGCGACCACGTGGAGAAGAGTCCCCAGTCCCTCCTGCAGGACGTGCTGGCCACGGGAGGCTTCCTGCAGGGGGACGAGGCCGACTGCTACTGA
- the BRAT1 gene encoding BRCA1-associated ATM activator 1 isoform X8, whose product MRGGAEGQPCLPGGDWPACAQKIMDHVEESLCSTATPKVTQALNVLTTTFGRCQSPWTEALWVRLSPRVACLLERDPIPAAHSFVDLLLCVARSPVFSSSDGGLWETVAQALSCLGPTHVGPLALGILKLEHCPQALRTQAFQVLLQPLACVLKATVQAPGPPGLLDGTADDATTVDALLASKSSCAGLLCRTLAHLEELQPLPQRPSPWPQASLLGATVTVLRLCDGLAAPASSVGGHLCGTLAGCVRVQRAALDFLGTLSQGTGPQELVTQALAVLLECLESPGSSPTVLKKAFQATLRWLLSSPKNPGCSDLSPLIPQFLRELFPVLQKRLCHPCWEVRDSALEFLTQLSRHWGGQADFRCALLASEVPELARQLLQDPESYVRASAVTAMGQLSSQGLHAPISPEHAEAQQSLFLELLHILSVDSEGFPRRAVMQVFTEWLRDGHADAAQDTEQFVATVLQVASRDLDWEVRAQGLELALVFLGQTLGLPRTHCPYAVALPEVAPARPLGEALRALCHVGLFDFAFCALFDCDRPVAQKSCDLLLFLRDKIASYSSLWEAGGGPNTTSTEATLPGWRAGEQAQPLGDQEPEAVLAMLRSLDLEGLRSTLAKSSDHVEKSPQSLLQDVLATGGFLQGDEADCY is encoded by the exons ATGCGAGGTGGAGCCGAGGGGCAACCCTGCCTGCCGGGGGGTGACTGGCCCGCGTGTGCCCAGAAGATCATGGATCACGTTGAAGAGTCCTTGTGCTCCACGGCCACCCCCAAGGTCACTCAGGCCCTGAACGTCCTGACCACGACCTTCGGGCGCTGCCAGAGCCCCTGGACGGAAGCCCTGTGGGTGCGGCTGAGTCCCCGCGTGGCCTGTCTGCTGGAGAGAGACCCCATCCCCGCCGCGCACTCGTTCGTGGACCTGCTTCTCTGTGTGGCTCG TTCTCCTGTGTTCAGTTCTTCCGATGGCGGCCTGTGGGAGACGGTGGCGCAGGCTCTGAGCTGCCTGGGCCCCACCCACGTGGGACCCCTGGCTTTGGGGATCCTGAAGCTCGAGCACTG TCCACAGGCACTAAGGACCCAGGCCTTCCAGGTCCTTCTCCAGCCCCTGGCCTGTGTCCTGAAGGCCACGGTTCAGGCCCCTGGACCCCCAG GCTTGCTGGATGGGACGGCAGACGATGCCACGACGGTGGACGCGCTTCTGGCCTCCAAGTCGTCCTGCGCGGGCCTCCTGTGCCGCACCCTGGCTCACCTGGAGGAGCTGCAGCCGCTG CCCCAGCGCCCTTCACCGTGGCCCCAGGCGTCCCTACTGGGGGCTACAGTGACTGTCCTGCGGCTCTGTGACGGCTTGGCTGCCCCCGCCTCCAGTGTGGGGGGCCACCTCTGTGGGACCCTGGCGGGCTGCGTCCGGGTCCAGCGAGCAGCCCTCGACTTCCTGGGGACGCTGTCACAGGGCACAG GTCCCCAGGAGCTGGTGACGCAGGCGCTTGCTGTCCTCCTGGAGTGCCTCGAGAGCCCCGGCTCCAGCCCCACG GTCCTGAAGAAGGCCTTCCAGGCCACGCTCAGGTGGCTGCTGAGCTCACCCAAGAACCCCGGCTGCTCTGATCTCAGCCCCCTCATCCCGCAGTTCCTCAGAG AGCTGTTCCCTGTGCTGCAGAAACGCCTGTGccacccctgctgggaggtgagggACTCCGCCCTCGAGTTCCTGACCCAGCTGAGCAGGCACTGGGGAG GACAGGCCGACTTCAGATGTGCACTCTTGGCTTCAGAGGTGCCTGAGCTGGCCCGGCAGCTCCTCCAGGACCCTGAGAGTTATGTCCGAGCGAGCGCGGTGACCGCCATGGGGCAGCTGTCCAGCCAGGGCCTGCATGCCCCCATCAGCCCTGAGCATGCAGAGGCCCAGCAG AGCCTGTTTCTGGAGCTGCTGCACATCCTCTCCGTAGACTCGGAGGGCTTCCCACGGCGGGCGGTCATGCAGGTCTTCACCGAGTGGCTGCGGGACGGCCATGCCGACGCGGCCCAGGACACGGAGCAGTTCGTGGCCACTGTGCTGCAGGTGGCGAGCCGGGACCTGGACTGGGAGGTCCGTGCCCAGGGCCTGGAGCTGGCATTGGTGTTCCTGGGCCAGACGTTGGGGCTGCCGCGTACCCACTGCCCCTATGCCGTGGCCCTGCCCGAGGTGGCCCCAGCCCGGCCACTCGGCGAGGCACTGAGGGCTCTCTGCCACGTGGGGCTCTTTGACTTCGCCTTTTGTGCCTTGTTTGACTGCGACCGCCCTGTGGCGCAGAAGTCTTGTGACCTCCTTCTCTTCCTGAGGGACAAGATTGCTTCCTACAGCAGCCTGTGGGAGGCCGGGGGCGGCCCCAACACCACCTCCACGGAGGCCACCCTGCCGGGGTGGCGGGCGGGTGAGCAGGCCCAGCCCCTGGGGGACCAGGAGCCTGAGGCTGTGCTGGCCATGCTGAGGTCCCTAGACCTGGAAGGCCTGCGGAGCACGCTGGCCAAGAGCAGCGACCACGTGGAGAAGAGTCCCCAGTCCCTCCTGCAGGACGTGCTGGCCACGGGAGGCTTCCTGCAGGGGGACGAGGCCGACTGCTACTGA
- the BRAT1 gene encoding BRCA1-associated ATM activator 1 isoform X6 has translation MRGGAEGQPCLPGGDWPACAQKIMDHVEESLCSTATPKVTQALNVLTTTFGRCQSPWTEALWVRLSPRVACLLERDPIPAAHSFVDLLLCVARSPVFSSSDGGLWETVAQALSCLGPTHVGPLALGILKLEHCPQALRTQAFQVLLQPLACVLKATVQAPGPPGLLDGTADDATTVDALLASKSSCAGLLCRTLAHLEELQPLPQRPSPWPQASLLGATVTVLRLCDGLAAPASSVGGHLCGTLAGCVRVQRAALDFLGTLSQGTGPQELVTQALAVLLECLESPGSSPTASGDGAFTQGHRVAAQRASRRRWLRGSGPGPLVGEIHQHAEVLKKAFQATLRWLLSSPKNPGCSDLSPLIPQFLRELFPVLQKRLCHPCWEVRDSALEFLTQLSRHWGGQADFRCALLASEVPELARQLLQDPESYVRASAVTAMGQLSSQGLHAPISPEHAEAQQSLFLELLHILSVDSEGFPRRAVMQVFTEWLRDGHADAAQDTEQFVATVLQVASRDLDWEVRAQGLELALVFLGQTLGLPRTHCPYAVALPEVAPARPLGEALRALCHVGLFDFAFCALFDCDRPVAQKSCDLLLFLRDKIASYSSLWEAGGGPNTTSTEATLPGWRAGEQAQPLGDQEPEAVLAMLRSLDLEGLRSTLAKSSDHVEKSPQSLLQDVLATGGFLQGDEADCY, from the exons ATGCGAGGTGGAGCCGAGGGGCAACCCTGCCTGCCGGGGGGTGACTGGCCCGCGTGTGCCCAGAAGATCATGGATCACGTTGAAGAGTCCTTGTGCTCCACGGCCACCCCCAAGGTCACTCAGGCCCTGAACGTCCTGACCACGACCTTCGGGCGCTGCCAGAGCCCCTGGACGGAAGCCCTGTGGGTGCGGCTGAGTCCCCGCGTGGCCTGTCTGCTGGAGAGAGACCCCATCCCCGCCGCGCACTCGTTCGTGGACCTGCTTCTCTGTGTGGCTCG TTCTCCTGTGTTCAGTTCTTCCGATGGCGGCCTGTGGGAGACGGTGGCGCAGGCTCTGAGCTGCCTGGGCCCCACCCACGTGGGACCCCTGGCTTTGGGGATCCTGAAGCTCGAGCACTG TCCACAGGCACTAAGGACCCAGGCCTTCCAGGTCCTTCTCCAGCCCCTGGCCTGTGTCCTGAAGGCCACGGTTCAGGCCCCTGGACCCCCAG GCTTGCTGGATGGGACGGCAGACGATGCCACGACGGTGGACGCGCTTCTGGCCTCCAAGTCGTCCTGCGCGGGCCTCCTGTGCCGCACCCTGGCTCACCTGGAGGAGCTGCAGCCGCTG CCCCAGCGCCCTTCACCGTGGCCCCAGGCGTCCCTACTGGGGGCTACAGTGACTGTCCTGCGGCTCTGTGACGGCTTGGCTGCCCCCGCCTCCAGTGTGGGGGGCCACCTCTGTGGGACCCTGGCGGGCTGCGTCCGGGTCCAGCGAGCAGCCCTCGACTTCCTGGGGACGCTGTCACAGGGCACAG GTCCCCAGGAGCTGGTGACGCAGGCGCTTGCTGTCCTCCTGGAGTGCCTCGAGAGCCCCGGCTCCAGCCCCACG GCCTCTGGGGATGGGGCCTTCACACAGGGCCACAGAGTTGCTGCTCAGAGAGCTTCACGACGCAGGTGGCTGCGTGGGTCGGGCCCGGGGCCTCTTGTTGGTGAGATACATCAGCACGCAGAG GTCCTGAAGAAGGCCTTCCAGGCCACGCTCAGGTGGCTGCTGAGCTCACCCAAGAACCCCGGCTGCTCTGATCTCAGCCCCCTCATCCCGCAGTTCCTCAGAG AGCTGTTCCCTGTGCTGCAGAAACGCCTGTGccacccctgctgggaggtgagggACTCCGCCCTCGAGTTCCTGACCCAGCTGAGCAGGCACTGGGGAG GACAGGCCGACTTCAGATGTGCACTCTTGGCTTCAGAGGTGCCTGAGCTGGCCCGGCAGCTCCTCCAGGACCCTGAGAGTTATGTCCGAGCGAGCGCGGTGACCGCCATGGGGCAGCTGTCCAGCCAGGGCCTGCATGCCCCCATCAGCCCTGAGCATGCAGAGGCCCAGCAG AGCCTGTTTCTGGAGCTGCTGCACATCCTCTCCGTAGACTCGGAGGGCTTCCCACGGCGGGCGGTCATGCAGGTCTTCACCGAGTGGCTGCGGGACGGCCATGCCGACGCGGCCCAGGACACGGAGCAGTTCGTGGCCACTGTGCTGCAGGTGGCGAGCCGGGACCTGGACTGGGAGGTCCGTGCCCAGGGCCTGGAGCTGGCATTGGTGTTCCTGGGCCAGACGTTGGGGCTGCCGCGTACCCACTGCCCCTATGCCGTGGCCCTGCCCGAGGTGGCCCCAGCCCGGCCACTCGGCGAGGCACTGAGGGCTCTCTGCCACGTGGGGCTCTTTGACTTCGCCTTTTGTGCCTTGTTTGACTGCGACCGCCCTGTGGCGCAGAAGTCTTGTGACCTCCTTCTCTTCCTGAGGGACAAGATTGCTTCCTACAGCAGCCTGTGGGAGGCCGGGGGCGGCCCCAACACCACCTCCACGGAGGCCACCCTGCCGGGGTGGCGGGCGGGTGAGCAGGCCCAGCCCCTGGGGGACCAGGAGCCTGAGGCTGTGCTGGCCATGCTGAGGTCCCTAGACCTGGAAGGCCTGCGGAGCACGCTGGCCAAGAGCAGCGACCACGTGGAGAAGAGTCCCCAGTCCCTCCTGCAGGACGTGCTGGCCACGGGAGGCTTCCTGCAGGGGGACGAGGCCGACTGCTACTGA